A window from Plectropomus leopardus isolate mb chromosome 21, YSFRI_Pleo_2.0, whole genome shotgun sequence encodes these proteins:
- the adgrg2a gene encoding LOW QUALITY PROTEIN: serine-rich adhesin for platelets (The sequence of the model RefSeq protein was modified relative to this genomic sequence to represent the inferred CDS: inserted 6 bases in 4 codons; deleted 3 bases in 2 codons), whose amino-acid sequence MVTPVTYMSNQTPTVRVSTTTGGTTVNSYQTEPPSATPSVNHITEKIPSAIEKSSSTNVNPLTTLIPVNPTTASSTNLLTNDWTHTTVLPFTAASDPSSAYQVSASTHTSPITTLLADQTKPRKTSGSPLVNCDISQLCSNNNAYFWMLISVETQGVSKTEQDVHNLVSSAFGCHSDGGDAAQSVTGFIDFCQDDRRLQAVQVNCSAKSNIRQTTCAVLLQLSHAVSACELQRAGVSALQQAGDEQIQARITGEVERVGRDVCEDVESSSGGFVRCTSTSSLDEICRANKHSELTCSLIEPDSNPAPQAKTDSCSSEAPHFCDCTAFCNSASQFFALRININSASVNVNLLQELLSGLSIAHTCATMSGSVCQGILRRYQRVHLECHGTQQRLYSCMVILEMSGPVDGCSLNKLLQQIIDSNSDITNERPLTRMVVCGAPGLALRTLLASNLTWVASDLLTSDVCQPDPTLLKCEVNESLAVLLTDSCPPEPSTTTKSITQPSTLTTSKVTTTPESLSPSSTNTIEQPSTTSENTATVHLTNALQDTAQPNMTTSLSTVDSTQSSTAPSVLQTISQNTTVTVSDGTTIHKTTSSDNTTLLTTSENSKLQNTTAHQSTTEFTTLSPFNSTFQTSTAAHTTILFPNHTTVHNVTTVTSSNNHTTVHNVATVTTSNYYTTEDNVTTVTASNNHTTEYNITIVTPSNNHTTEYNVTTVTPSNNHTTEYNVTTVTPSNNHTTEYNVTTVTASNSHTTEYNVTTVTASNSHATEYNLHRQTIIQQSTNITTVTASNNHTTEYNVTTVTPSNNHTTEYNITTVTASNNHTTEYNVTTVTASNNQHTTVYNTTTVTPSNSHTTEYNVTTVTPSNNHTTEYNVTTVTASNNHTTEYNVTTVTPSNNHTTEYNITTVTASNNHTTKYNVTTVTPSNNHTTEYNITTVTPSNNHTTEYNVTTVTAQTIIQQSTNVTTVTPSNNHTTEYNVTTVTLSNNHTTEYNNFTTEYNITTADTNMNLRNGTITTSNATVRPFFTSPNHTTVNNVTTVSTNYTTFTVSQNETTADNITTAPIRENDKNXTGPYKNITVSTAARQVNVTLNNATISTKNSTVDNVTPGVDNTTEPTVAPLNNQTVNYTTVGVTHNITTTNKNENSTTATTVIRAIISSTESSSTTNFNLATKGPEVNLTTKAATTSLGTTTSTTRTMQSTSLAQTDTTTAKPSSASSTTTLQXTTTNTKKPGTETTPTTIAETAQSLEDQADELVDQTQDASQLNTSQIAQAVENLEKFLEGPTVSQSVGQKTLNVISNLMEGDSEALSASANRLIQLVDVLGLKLVVTGDSEILSAGSLVLAVRTVDGTNFPTTSVDIFNTENIQLRGLGRSRSKRSGSALGSVFLPSSLTTGLSPNQQRQANRVQFTFYTKSAFFQDAALDNQTAVSPILAASVANLSISNLRENIQFTXRNINPTQANSSCVFWDFTQNGGGGGWSSDGCFVVNATKEETTCSCNHLTSFAILLDLSREGIIDRQHAQILTFITYIGCGISAIFLAVTLLTYLSFPKLLRDIPAKILVQLCLSLLFLNLIFLLDGWLALYPAIGLCISTAFFLHYFLLTSFTWAALEALHMYLSIVRVFTPYLSRYMLKFSLIGWGIPLLIVIIVIAVDKDNYGLVTYGRYTDGTSDDFCWLRNDIAFYVGVVAYFLLIFALCLVVFIVVMVQLSRIKKQNPQNQPPNRSVMTDLRSIAGLIILLGLTWGFALFAWGPLYLPFVYLFSIFNSLQGFLIFIFHCAVKENVRRQWRTYLCCGKLRLAENSDWSRTATQNNRNMSVTTATTSAPHLTSRSSSVISDGTNSSGSVFADSGISDGTXSDTLLNEIHRRNLSLQGEA is encoded by the exons ATGGTAACGCCTGTCACTTACATGAGCAACCAGACGCCAACAGTCAGAG tttcaaCAACCACTGGTGGCACCACAGTCAACAGCTACCAAACAGAGCCTCCATCAGCGACACCGTCAGTTaatcacatcacagaaaaaattCCATCCGCCATCGAGAAATCATCCTCAACAAATGTGAACCCACTGACGACACTAATCCCAGTCAACCCAACCACAGCTTCCAGTACAAATTTGCTAACAAACGACTGGACGCACACCACAGTCCTGCCCTTCACTGCTGCGTCTGATCCCAGCTCGGCCTATCAGGTGTCAGCCAGTACCCACACTTCTCCAATTACAACTCTGCTCGCTGACCAAACCAAGCCTAGAAAAACATCAG GGTCACCATTAGTAAATTGTGACATCAGCCAACTCTGTTCCAATAACA ATGCTTACTTCTGGATGCTGATAAGTGTGGAGACCCAAGGCGTCAGTAAGACTGAACAAGATGTTCACAACTTG GTGTCAAGTGCGTTTGGTTGTCACAGTGACGGAGGTGATGCTGCGCAAAGTGTAACAGGCTTTATAGATTTCTGTCAGGATGACAGACGACTTCAG gCAGTCCAGGTGAACTGCAGTGCGAAAAGTAATATAAG ACAAACAACCTGCGCTGTGCTGTTGCAGCTCAGCCACGCTGTCTCAGCGTGTGAACTGCAGCGGGCTGGAGTCTCTGCACTGCAGCAAGCTGGAGACGAACAAATACAAGCCAGAATCAcaggagaggtggagagagtcG GTCGGGATGTTTGTGAAGATGTGGAGTCCTCCAGTGGCGGCTTTGTGAGGTGCACGTCCACATCCTCCCTGGATGAAATCTGTCGGGCAAACAAACACTCAGAGCTTACATG CTCCCTCATAGAGCCCGACTCCAACCCCGCTCCACAGGCTAAGACAGACTCCTGCAGCA GTGAAGCGCCTCACTTTTGTGACTGCACCGCTTTCTGTAACTCTGCAA gCCAGTTTTTTGCCCTTAGAATCAACATTAACAGTGCCTCTGTTAATGTTAACCTTCTACAAGAATTG TTGTCTGGACTCAGTATAGCTCACACATGTGCCACAATGTCAGG GTCAGTGTGTCAGGGTATTTTAAGGCGATACCAG CGTGTGCATCTGGAATGCCATGGGACACAACAGAG GTTATACAGCTGCATGGTGATACTGGAAATGTCTGGACCTGTTGATGGTTGCTCCCTGAATAAacttttgcaacaaattattgACAGTAACAGTGACATAACCAACGAAAGGCCACTTACACGCATGG TGGTTTGTGGTGCGCCCGGTTTGGCTCTCCGTACTCTGTTGGCGTCCAACCTAACCTGGGTTGCCAGTGACCTGCTTACTTCTGATGTGTGCCAGCCTGATCCCACTCTGCTAAAATg TGAGGTAAATGAGAGCCTGGCTGTActtctgactgacagctgccCTCCGGAGCCTTCCACAACCACGAAAAGCATTACGCAGCCTTCCACTCTGACCACTAGCAAAGTCACTACAACACCTGAATCCTTATCACCATCTTCGACCAACACAATTGAGCAACCTTCCACAACATCTGAAAATACTGCAACAGTTCATCTGACAAATGCATTACAGGATACAGCTCAGCCCAACATGACAACTTCGCTCTCAACAGTTGACAGTACACAGTCTTCAACAGCACCGTCTGTCCTCCAAACCATCtcacaaaacacaactgtgACTGTCTCTGACGGGACaacaatacacaaaacaacttccTCTGATAACACAACGCTCTTGACAACCAGTGAAAActcaaaactgcaaaacacaacCGCACACCAAAGCACAACAGAATTCACAACATTATCCCCTTTTAACTCAACATTTCAAACGAGTACAGCTGCTCACACAACCATACTGTTTCCCAACCACACAACAGTGCACAATGTAACTACAGTTACATCGTCAAACAATCACACAACAGTACACAATGTAGCTACAGTTACAACATCAAACTATTATACAACAGAGGACAATGTCACTACAGTCACAGCTTCTAACAATCATACAACAGAGTACAATATAACTATAGTTACACCATCAAACAATCATACGACAGAGTACAATGTAACTACAGTTACACCATCAAACAATCATACAACAGAGTACAATGTAACTACAGTTACACCGTCGAACAATCATACAACAGAGTACAATGTCACTACAGTTACAGCTTCCAACAGTCATACAACAGAGTACAATGTAACTACAGTTACAGCTTCCAACAGTCATGCAACAGAGTACAAT TTACACCGTCAAACAATCATACAACAGAGTACAAATATTACAACAGTTACAGCTTCCAACAATCATACAACAGAGTACAATGTTACTACAGTTACACCGTCAAACAATCATACAACAGAGTACAATATAACTACAGTTACAGCTTCCAACAATCATACAACAGAGTACAATGTAACTACAGTTACAGCTTCTAACAATC AACATACAACAGTGTATAATACAACTACAGTTACACCATCAAACAGTCATACAACAGAGTACAATGTAACTACAGTTACACCGTCAAACAATCATACAACAGAGTACAATGTTACAACAGTTACAGCTTCCAACAATCATACAACAGAGTACAATGTTACTACAGTTACACCTTCAAACAATCATACAACAGAGTACAATATAACTACAGTTACAGCTTCCAACAATCATACAACAAAGTACAATGTCACTACAGTTACACCGTCAAACAATCATACAACAGAGTACAATATAACTACAGTTACACCGTCAAACAATCATACAACAGAGTACAATGTAACTACAGTTACAGCT CAAACAATCATACAACAGAGTACAAATGTAACTACAGTTACACCGTCAAACAATCATACAACAGAGTACAATGTAACTACAGTTACACTGTCAAACAATCATACAACAGAGTACAAT AATTTCACAACAGAGTACAACATAACTACAGCTGACACCAACATGAACTTACGCAATGGTACAATTACAACAAGCAACGCAACAGTAAGACCATTTTTCACTTCTCCCAATCACACAACTGTGAACAATGTAACTACTGTCTCTACCAATTACACCACTTTTACTGTATCCCAAAATGAAACAACTGCAGATAACATTACCACTGCACCAATCAGGGAAAACGACAAAAA AACTGGTccttacaaaaacataacagtgTCTACTGCTGCTAGACAAGTTAACGTAACCCTTAACAACGCAACTATATCAACAAAAAATTCAACTGTGGACAATGTGACGCCTGGTGTCGACAACACCACTGAACCCACAGTAGCTCCACTTAACAACCAGACTGTAAATTACACCACTGTGGGAGTGACTCACAACATTACAACaaccaacaaaaatgaaaactccACCACAGCTACCACTGTCATCAGAGCCATCATCAGCTCAACTGAAAGCAGTTCAACCACAAACTTCAACCTGGCAACCAAGGGACCTGAAGTTAATTTAACAACCAAAGCTGCAACTACTTCCCTTGGAACTACAACTTCAACAACTAGAACTATGCAGAGTACATCCCTTGCCCAGACTGATACTACTACTGCAAAGCCCTCCTCGGCTTCTTCTACAACAACTCTCC AAACCAccaccaacacaaaaaaacctg GTACTGAAACTACCCCCACAACCATCGCAGAGACAGCTCAAAGCCTGGAGGACCAAGCAGATGAGCTGGTGGACCAAACACAGGATGCGTCTCAGCTCAACACCTCTCAG ATTGCACAGGCGGTGGAGAACTTAGAGAAGTTTCTGGAGGGCCCCACTGTCTCTCAGTCAGTTGGACAAAAGACCCTCAATGTCATTAGCAACCTGATGGAGGGTGACTCAGAGGCGCTCTCTGCATCTGCAAACAG gCTGATTCAGCTGGTAGATGTCCTGGGCCTGAAGCTTGTTGTCACTGGTGACAGTGAGATCCTCTCTGCAGGTTCGCTGGTTCTGGCAGTGAGGACAGTCGATGGGACCAACTTCCCAACAACATCTGTTGACATTTTCAACACTGAAAATATCCAg CTCCGGGGCCTCGGCAGATCCCGCTCAAAGAGGTCAGGCTCTGCTCTGGGGTCTGTATTTTTACCCTCCTCCCTCACCACGGGGCTCAGTCCCAACCAGCAGAGGCAGGCCAACAGGGTCCAGTTCACCTTCTACACTAAGTCTGCCTTCTTCCAG gatGCAGCATTAGATAACCAAACTGCTGTCAGTCCAATCCTGGCTGCCAGTGTGGCCAATCTGTCTATAAGCAACCTGAGGGAGAACATTCAGTTTA ATCGAAATATCAACCCTACACAG GCAAACTCCTCCTGTGTATTTTGGGACTTCACTCAGAATG GTGGCGGAGGAGGCTGGAGTTCTGACGGCTGCTTTGTTGTCAATGCCACAAAGGAAGAAACAACCTGCAGCTGCAACCATCTCACATCATTTGCCATTCTGCtg GATTTATCCAGAGAGGGAATAATTGACCGTCAGCATGCGCAGATTCTCACGTTCATCACCTACATCGGCTGTGGAATCTCTGCCATTTTCCTCGCCGTCACCTTACTGACATACCTTTCATTTCC aaaacTGCTGCGAGATATTCCTGCTAAGATCCTGGTTCAGCTCTGCctgtccctcctcttcctcaacTTGATCTTCTTATTGGACGGCTGGCTGGCGCTCTACCCGGCAATCGGGCTGTGCATTAGCACGGCCTTCTTCCTGCACTACTTCCTGCTGACATCATTCACCTGGGCAGCGCTTGAGGCTCTGCACATGTACCTGAGCATCGTGCGGGTGTTTACGCCTTACCTCAGCAGATACATGCTCAAGTTCTCACTGATAGGCTGGG GTATTCCTCTTCTTATTGTGATCATTGTAATAGCTGTGGACAAAGACAACTATGGTCTGGTCACATATGGAAGATACACAGACGGCACTTCAGATGACTT CTGCTGGCTGCGTAACGACATCGCCTTCTATGTGGGCGTGGTGGCCTACTTCCTCCTGATCTTCGCTCTGTGCCTGGTGGTCTTCATCGTTGTCATGGTCCAGCTGTCCCGCATCAAGAAGCAGAACCCTCAGAACCAGCCTCCCAACAGGAGTGTGATGACGGATCTCCGTAGCATCGCCGGCCTCATCATCCTGCTCGGCCTCACCTGGGGGTTCGCCCTCTTTGCCTGGGGACCGCTCTACTTACCCTTTGTTTACCTTTTCTCTATATTCAACTCTCTGCAAG gtttccttatttttatcttcCACTGTGCTGTGAAGGAGAACGTCCGCAGGCAGTGGAGAACTTATCTTTGCTGCGGGAAACTGCGACTGGCTGAGAACTCAG attggaGTCGCACAGCCACCCAGAACAACAGGAATATGTCGGTTACGACGGCAACCACCTCAGCTCCGCACCTCACCTCCCGAAGCTCCTCCGTTATCAGTGATGGCACCAATAGTAGTG GTTCTGTGTTTGCGGACAGCGGAATATCTGACGGCAC AAGTGACACTCTGCTCAACGAGATCCACAGACGAAATCTGTCACTGCAAGGCGAGGCCTGA